The Oncorhynchus keta strain PuntledgeMale-10-30-2019 chromosome 17, Oket_V2, whole genome shotgun sequence genome has a window encoding:
- the shisal1b gene encoding protein shisa-like-1a translates to MTVTSRQSLNVLTVIFLLLSTAALSAHFRVCEPYSDHKGRYHFGFHCPRLSDNKTYMFCCHHNNTAFKYCCNETEFQTVMQVNLTTTTDGFKHNNYTALVGVWIYGFFVMVLLALDFLYYSAMNYELCRVYLEKWGLGGRWLKKARSQWHQPVPGEENETQAQTQGHPMALSHQHPRHSLRGEDQSPTNPSTPPPSD, encoded by the exons ATGACTGTCACCAGCCGGCAGTCCTTGAATGTCCTGACAGTCATCTTTCTCCTGCTGTCAACTGCAG CTCTATCAGCTCATTTCAGAGTGTGTGAACCATACTCCGACCACAAGGGGCGCTATCACTTTGGTTTCCACTGCCCTCGCCTTTCTGACAACAAGACCTACATGTTCTGCTGTCACCACAACAACACTGCCTTCAAGTACTGCTGCAACGAGACTGAGTTCCAGACGGTCATGCAGGTCAACCTGACTACCACCACAGACGGCTTCAAACACAA TAACTACACAGCCCTGGTGGGAGTGTGGATCTATGGCTTCTTCGTCATGGTGCTGCTAGCCCTGGACTTCCTCTACTACTCGGCCATGAACTATGAGCTGTGTCGGGTTTACCTGGAGAAGTGGGGTCTGGGTGGGCGCTGGCTGAAGAAAGCCAGGAGCCAGTGGCACCAGCCAGTCccaggagaggagaatgagaccCAGGCACAGACCCAGGGTCACCCCATGGCCCTCAGCCACCAGCACCCCAGACACAGCctcagaggagaggaccagagccCCACGAACCCTAGCACGCCCCCACCGTCTG ACTGA